The proteins below come from a single Tenuifilum thalassicum genomic window:
- a CDS encoding RNA methyltransferase — protein MVKNRKLLNEELGRKTVAEYKAASKNPVVVVLDNVRSLNNVGSVFRTSDAFLVEKIYLCGITGKPPHPEIHRSALGAEKSVDWEYAADTIDVIARLKSEGFVVVSIEQAEQAILLNKFQPENDKKYALVFGNEVKGVAQNVVDESDLCIEIPQFGTKHSFNISVSAGIVLWDLCLKLCDMC, from the coding sequence ATGGTTAAAAATCGAAAACTTTTAAATGAGGAGCTAGGGCGAAAAACAGTTGCAGAATATAAGGCTGCGTCTAAAAATCCAGTTGTTGTTGTATTAGATAATGTTAGGAGTTTGAACAACGTGGGGTCAGTGTTTCGAACATCTGATGCTTTTCTCGTTGAAAAAATATATCTATGTGGTATAACGGGGAAACCACCGCATCCAGAGATTCATCGCTCAGCGCTTGGAGCTGAGAAGTCGGTTGATTGGGAGTACGCTGCTGATACAATTGATGTGATAGCTCGTCTTAAGAGTGAAGGATTTGTCGTAGTTTCTATTGAACAAGCAGAGCAGGCGATTCTACTAAATAAGTTTCAGCCTGAAAACGATAAAAAATATGCTTTAGTTTTTGGAAATGAGGTTAAAGGGGTTGCACAAAATGTGGTTGATGAGTCCGATTTATGTATAGAAATTCCTCAATTTGGCACAAAACACTCTTTCAATATTTCGGTTTCTGCTGGTATTGTTTTATGGGATTTATGTTTGAAATTATGCGATATGTGTTAA
- a CDS encoding protein-L-isoaspartate(D-aspartate) O-methyltransferase, with product MILEDNLRHKGLRRKLVEEVASKGIADNNVLNALLNVPRHFFMDSGFLNFAYKDQAFPIGSGQTISQPFTVAFQTQLLQVSPMQKVLEVGTGSGYQAAILMELGARLYTIERHRDLFLSAKALLEEMGYRPNCYYGDGYKGLPPFSPFDRIIVTAGASEIPESLVEQLALGGRMVIPVGDESAQTMLLIEKLPDGSIKKSSHGKFVFVPLLKGKAK from the coding sequence ATGATTTTAGAAGATAATTTACGACATAAAGGTTTAAGGCGGAAGCTCGTTGAGGAGGTTGCATCCAAGGGAATTGCAGATAATAATGTTTTGAATGCGCTACTAAATGTACCCCGACACTTTTTTATGGATAGCGGTTTTTTGAATTTTGCATATAAAGATCAGGCATTTCCAATCGGATCGGGTCAAACCATTTCGCAACCCTTTACTGTTGCATTTCAAACCCAGCTTCTGCAGGTTAGTCCAATGCAAAAAGTGTTAGAAGTGGGAACGGGTTCGGGGTATCAGGCGGCCATTCTAATGGAACTGGGAGCACGGTTATATACAATAGAGCGTCATCGGGATCTTTTTTTATCGGCCAAAGCTTTGCTAGAGGAGATGGGGTATCGTCCTAACTGTTATTATGGTGATGGCTATAAAGGATTGCCTCCATTTAGCCCTTTTGATAGGATTATAGTTACAGCTGGCGCCTCGGAAATTCCAGAATCATTGGTAGAACAGCTAGCATTAGGTGGACGAATGGTGATTCCTGTTGGCGATGAGTCTGCACAAACCATGTTGCTTATTGAAAAGTTGCCCGATGGTTCCATTAAAAAGTCGTCGCATGGAAAATTTGTTTTTGTACCATTGTTAAAAGGTAAAGCCAAATAA
- the sucC gene encoding ADP-forming succinate--CoA ligase subunit beta yields the protein MNLHEYQSKEILRQAGVPVPAGLVAFTKEEAVKAAQEIINITGTDTIAVKAQIHAGGRGKGGGVKIAKSIEEVETYASNILGMNLVTHQTGPQGKLVRKVLIEQGIYQPGPSEIKEFYLSILLNRSTGRPMIVYSPQGGMDIEAVAAETPELIFKEEIHPIGIQPFQARRVAFNLGLTGKAYQQMVKFVMSLYNAYIKNDLSLLEINPVVKTSNDEIMAADAKCSIDDNALFRHPDLAEYRDVYEEDPAEVEAGEHNLNFVKLDGNVGCMVNGAGLAMATMDIIKLSGGDPANFLDVGGGANAKTVAAGFRIILKDPNVKAILINIFGGIVRCDRVAQGVVDAYKEIGNIPVPVIVRLQGTNALEGKKLIDESGLKVYSAITLQEAADLVKKMVN from the coding sequence ATGAATTTACACGAATATCAATCGAAAGAAATACTAAGGCAGGCAGGAGTTCCTGTTCCCGCTGGCCTAGTTGCCTTTACAAAAGAAGAAGCAGTTAAAGCAGCCCAAGAAATTATAAATATCACAGGTACCGATACGATTGCCGTAAAAGCCCAAATACACGCAGGAGGCCGAGGCAAGGGAGGTGGTGTAAAGATTGCAAAATCAATTGAAGAGGTTGAAACTTATGCTAGCAATATACTAGGGATGAACCTTGTTACCCACCAGACAGGCCCTCAAGGGAAGTTAGTAAGAAAAGTACTAATTGAACAAGGCATATACCAGCCTGGTCCTTCAGAAATAAAGGAGTTTTACCTAAGCATCCTGTTAAATAGGTCTACAGGTAGGCCAATGATTGTATATTCTCCCCAAGGCGGAATGGATATTGAAGCGGTTGCAGCGGAGACACCTGAGCTAATATTCAAGGAAGAAATACACCCAATAGGAATTCAACCATTCCAGGCAAGAAGAGTAGCCTTTAATCTTGGGTTAACAGGCAAGGCTTACCAGCAAATGGTGAAATTCGTCATGTCGCTTTATAACGCTTATATCAAAAACGACCTCTCGCTACTTGAGATTAACCCTGTTGTTAAAACTTCGAACGACGAAATAATGGCTGCTGATGCAAAATGCAGCATCGACGACAATGCTTTATTCCGTCATCCTGACCTAGCTGAATATCGCGATGTTTACGAGGAAGATCCTGCAGAAGTAGAGGCAGGAGAGCATAACCTCAACTTTGTGAAGCTTGATGGGAATGTGGGCTGTATGGTTAACGGAGCAGGTTTAGCAATGGCCACAATGGATATCATAAAATTATCGGGAGGAGATCCAGCAAACTTCCTAGATGTTGGAGGTGGAGCCAATGCAAAAACCGTTGCCGCAGGTTTCAGAATAATACTAAAAGATCCTAACGTTAAAGCCATACTTATCAATATCTTTGGGGGCATAGTACGCTGCGACAGGGTTGCACAGGGTGTAGTGGATGCCTACAAAGAGATAGGTAATATTCCTGTTCCTGTTATTGTTAGGCTACAGGGGACAAATGCATTAGAAGGGAAAAAATTGATTGATGAATCGGGTCTTAAAGTTTATAGTGCAATTACACTCCAAGAAGCTGCTGATCTGGTAAAAAAGATGGTGAACTAA
- a CDS encoding YgaP family membrane protein: MKKNVGKFDMVVRIILAITIAVAGIYYHSWWGLLALIPLITGLTRFCGLYSIFGISTKCSKKE; this comes from the coding sequence ATGAAGAAAAATGTTGGAAAATTTGACATGGTGGTAAGAATTATTCTTGCCATAACCATTGCAGTTGCAGGAATCTACTACCACTCTTGGTGGGGATTGCTAGCATTAATCCCACTTATTACAGGACTCACTAGGTTCTGCGGGCTGTATAGTATTTTTGGAATATCTACTAAATGTTCAAAGAAAGAATAA
- a CDS encoding TPR end-of-group domain-containing protein, whose translation MKMKGLKLSIIALAGLLLAGCGGVEKMKELPEGFSLKVTPNPVEVHANKVKATFEGTIPPKYFNKKAIVEITPVVVYEGGELPLEPKVLQGEDVQANNQVINYEAGGSWKHEVEFDYKDEMFKSEIELRFEITYKDKKIPFDAPQKVGIGTMATYKLVDLDPKPVMMSDKFQRIIPEEKEAQINFVIQKADIRKSELTKEEIKMLNDFLVEAAKTKNKEIKELKISAYASPDGPEKLNDKLSQDRGKNTNKYLEKVFKKAKVEGVEANLEFTAEDWDGFQKAVQASDIEDKELIIRVLSMYSDPEVREKEIKNLSKVYKVLAEKILPELRRARMIAKVDVIGYSDDTLRYMVENNAYDSLNVEEMLYAATLVDDVNKKIEVYKKAGEMFNCPRGYNNAAYYYILNKDVANAKAMLDKIPADKKFAAVTNNRGCVALMEGNFDEAEKLFADAADAGAAAKYNLGIIAILKGQYPAAAEYLAGSDSFNQGLAMLMAGKIEAAKNTFNKVETAKAYYGRAIIGARLSEEATVLDNLRTAFGKDASLKERAKKDVEFRNYFENEAFKALF comes from the coding sequence ATGAAAATGAAAGGTTTAAAACTATCGATTATTGCTTTAGCCGGACTGTTACTTGCCGGCTGTGGCGGGGTTGAAAAAATGAAAGAATTACCAGAAGGTTTTTCTCTAAAAGTTACCCCAAATCCTGTTGAAGTACATGCAAACAAGGTTAAAGCCACTTTTGAGGGAACAATTCCTCCAAAGTATTTTAACAAAAAAGCGATTGTTGAAATCACTCCTGTAGTTGTTTACGAAGGTGGCGAACTCCCACTAGAACCTAAAGTTCTTCAAGGTGAAGACGTTCAAGCCAACAACCAAGTAATTAACTACGAAGCAGGTGGTAGCTGGAAGCACGAGGTTGAATTTGATTACAAAGATGAAATGTTCAAGTCTGAAATTGAACTTCGCTTTGAAATCACTTACAAAGACAAGAAGATTCCTTTCGATGCTCCTCAAAAGGTTGGTATTGGAACCATGGCAACTTACAAATTAGTTGACCTTGATCCAAAACCTGTTATGATGAGCGACAAATTCCAACGCATCATCCCTGAAGAAAAGGAAGCTCAAATCAACTTTGTTATTCAAAAGGCTGACATCCGTAAATCGGAGCTTACAAAAGAAGAAATCAAAATGTTAAATGATTTCCTTGTTGAAGCCGCTAAAACTAAGAACAAAGAGATTAAAGAGCTTAAGATTTCGGCTTACGCTTCTCCAGATGGTCCTGAAAAGCTAAACGACAAGCTATCACAAGATCGTGGTAAGAACACCAACAAGTACTTAGAAAAAGTATTCAAGAAAGCTAAAGTTGAAGGTGTAGAAGCAAACTTAGAGTTTACCGCTGAAGACTGGGATGGTTTCCAAAAAGCAGTTCAAGCTTCTGACATTGAAGATAAAGAGCTTATCATTCGCGTTCTATCAATGTACTCAGACCCTGAAGTACGTGAAAAAGAGATCAAGAATCTTTCAAAAGTTTACAAAGTATTAGCAGAGAAGATTCTTCCAGAACTTCGTCGTGCTCGCATGATTGCTAAGGTTGATGTTATTGGTTATTCCGACGACACACTTCGTTACATGGTTGAGAACAACGCATACGACAGCCTAAACGTTGAGGAAATGCTTTACGCTGCAACACTTGTTGATGATGTAAACAAGAAAATTGAAGTTTACAAGAAAGCAGGTGAAATGTTCAACTGCCCACGTGGTTATAACAATGCTGCTTACTACTACATCCTTAACAAAGATGTTGCAAACGCAAAAGCTATGCTTGATAAGATTCCTGCCGATAAGAAGTTTGCTGCTGTTACCAACAACCGTGGCTGCGTAGCTTTAATGGAAGGTAATTTTGATGAAGCAGAGAAACTATTTGCTGATGCTGCCGATGCAGGTGCTGCTGCTAAATACAACCTTGGAATTATAGCAATTCTTAAAGGTCAATATCCTGCAGCTGCTGAATACCTTGCTGGTTCTGACTCATTCAACCAAGGCCTAGCAATGTTAATGGCTGGTAAAATTGAAGCTGCTAAGAATACATTCAACAAGGTAGAAACTGCTAAAGCATACTATGGCCGCGCTATTATTGGTGCTCGTCTATCAGAAGAGGCAACCGTACTCGATAACCTACGTACAGCCTTTGGTAAAGACGCTTCACTAAAAGAGCGTGCTAAGAAAGATGTTGAATTCCGCAACTACTTTGAAAACGAAGCTTTCAAGGCTCTATTCTAA
- the gcvP gene encoding aminomethyl-transferring glycine dehydrogenase: MQTDKFISRHNGPRDHEIDEMLKVVGVSSLDELIDQTVPTNIRLKKPLNLPEPMSEYEFLNHIRKVSSKNKFYKSFIGMGYYGTATPSVILRNILENPSWYTSYTPYQAEISQGRLEALLNFQTMVIELTGLPIANASLLDEATAAAEAMIMMFNQRSRTAVKEGHNVLFVDQDIFPQTLDVIKTRSAPLGIEVVTGCYSEYEFKGKEFGVIVQYPSGKGNIRDYSAFAAKAHEAGALVTAVADILSLALITPPGEWGADIAAGSTQRFGIPMGFGGPHAAYFACKDEYKRNMPGRIIGVSVDRHGNKALRMALQTREQHIKRERATSNICTAQALLATMAGMYAVYHGPKGIKRIASYVHSIAVLVAEELDKLGYKQNVKNIFDTLEVELPSGVTVEDIRKNALTHQINLNYKSNGTIGISFDETTSINDINNLLSVFAESTGKQFNKITEIKEVNSIPEGLQRKSPFLTDKVFNSFHSETEMMRYIKKLERRDIALNHSMISLGSCTMKLNPATTMFPLSWPEWNGLHPFVPSDQAEGYLQVIREMEQYLAEITGLHSVTLQPNSGAAGEYTGLMVIRQYHISRGEGHRNVVLIPSSAHGTNPASSAMAGMKVVVVKCDDKGNIDVDDLKAKAEQHRENLSAFMVTYPSTHGVFESKIKEMIDIVHQNGGLVYMDGANMNAQVGLTSPGEIGADVCHLNLHKTFAIPHGGGGPGVGPIAVAEHLTPFLPSHPVVKTGGDKAISAVAAAPYGSASIVVISYAYILMLGAEGLTQATKMAILNANYLAARLKDHYKILYTGETGRVAHEMILDCHHFKLTYGVDTSDVGRRMMDYGYHAPTVSFPVHESLMVEPTESESKQELDRFVEMMIAIKQELEDIKNGKADKADNLIANAPHTATEAAADEWNHPYTRQQAAFPLPWVAQNKFWPFVSKIDAGYGDRNLVCTCAPIEEYM, translated from the coding sequence ATGCAAACCGATAAATTTATATCACGTCATAATGGTCCTCGCGATCATGAGATTGATGAGATGCTTAAGGTTGTAGGCGTTTCATCGCTTGATGAGCTGATTGATCAGACAGTGCCAACCAACATCCGTTTGAAAAAGCCTCTGAACTTGCCAGAACCAATGTCGGAGTATGAGTTCCTTAATCATATCCGAAAAGTATCGTCAAAGAATAAGTTCTATAAGAGCTTTATTGGAATGGGGTATTATGGTACTGCTACACCTTCGGTTATACTACGAAATATCCTTGAGAATCCTAGCTGGTACACCTCTTATACTCCTTATCAGGCCGAGATTAGCCAGGGGCGTTTAGAAGCGCTTCTTAACTTCCAAACTATGGTAATTGAGCTAACTGGCTTGCCAATTGCCAATGCTTCGTTGCTTGATGAAGCAACCGCTGCAGCTGAGGCTATGATTATGATGTTTAACCAGCGTTCTCGTACTGCTGTGAAGGAAGGGCATAATGTGCTTTTTGTTGACCAAGATATATTCCCTCAGACTTTAGATGTGATTAAAACACGTTCCGCTCCACTGGGAATTGAAGTGGTTACTGGTTGCTATAGCGAGTATGAGTTCAAGGGAAAGGAATTTGGTGTAATTGTTCAGTATCCTTCAGGGAAAGGTAATATTCGTGATTATTCTGCTTTTGCAGCAAAGGCTCACGAGGCAGGTGCGTTGGTTACAGCTGTTGCCGATATTTTAAGTCTAGCATTGATAACACCTCCAGGTGAATGGGGTGCCGATATTGCAGCGGGCTCTACCCAACGATTTGGAATCCCTATGGGATTTGGTGGCCCTCATGCTGCTTATTTTGCATGTAAGGATGAATATAAGCGTAACATGCCTGGCCGAATAATTGGTGTTTCAGTTGATAGACATGGGAATAAAGCGTTAAGAATGGCTCTACAAACCCGTGAGCAGCACATTAAACGTGAACGTGCCACTTCTAATATTTGTACAGCTCAAGCTCTGTTAGCAACTATGGCAGGGATGTATGCAGTTTATCATGGTCCTAAAGGAATTAAACGTATTGCATCTTATGTTCATAGTATTGCCGTTTTAGTTGCTGAGGAACTTGATAAGTTGGGGTACAAACAAAATGTTAAGAACATTTTTGATACACTTGAAGTTGAACTTCCTTCAGGTGTTACCGTTGAGGATATTAGGAAGAACGCTCTAACTCACCAAATAAACCTCAACTATAAATCAAATGGTACTATTGGTATTAGTTTTGACGAAACCACTAGTATAAACGATATTAATAATCTTTTATCTGTTTTTGCAGAATCAACAGGAAAACAGTTCAACAAGATAACCGAAATTAAAGAGGTTAACAGTATTCCCGAAGGGCTCCAACGTAAGTCGCCATTCTTAACCGATAAGGTATTCAACAGTTTCCATTCAGAAACTGAAATGATGCGTTATATAAAGAAGCTAGAACGTCGCGATATTGCCCTAAACCACAGTATGATATCCTTGGGTAGTTGCACCATGAAGCTTAATCCTGCAACTACCATGTTTCCTCTAAGTTGGCCAGAGTGGAATGGCTTGCATCCATTTGTACCCTCCGATCAAGCTGAGGGTTACTTGCAGGTTATTCGTGAAATGGAACAATATTTAGCAGAAATAACAGGACTTCATTCCGTAACCTTGCAGCCCAACTCTGGTGCAGCAGGAGAATATACTGGTTTAATGGTTATTCGTCAGTATCATATTAGTAGAGGCGAAGGACACCGTAATGTGGTTCTTATCCCTTCGTCTGCTCATGGTACAAACCCTGCAAGTTCCGCAATGGCTGGAATGAAGGTGGTTGTGGTGAAGTGTGATGATAAAGGAAATATTGATGTTGATGACCTAAAAGCTAAAGCTGAGCAACATAGAGAGAATCTATCTGCGTTCATGGTTACCTATCCATCTACACATGGTGTATTTGAAAGCAAAATTAAGGAGATGATTGACATCGTTCATCAGAATGGTGGCTTGGTTTACATGGATGGTGCAAATATGAACGCACAGGTTGGGCTTACTAGCCCAGGTGAGATAGGCGCCGATGTGTGCCACTTAAATCTTCATAAAACATTTGCTATCCCTCATGGTGGTGGTGGCCCAGGTGTAGGACCAATTGCTGTTGCTGAGCATCTTACTCCATTTCTGCCATCACATCCAGTTGTTAAAACTGGTGGCGACAAAGCAATTTCTGCTGTTGCTGCTGCACCTTATGGTAGCGCAAGTATCGTAGTAATTTCTTATGCATACATATTAATGCTTGGTGCCGAAGGGCTAACCCAAGCCACCAAAATGGCTATCCTTAATGCCAATTACCTGGCTGCAAGGTTAAAGGATCATTACAAAATCCTTTATACAGGCGAAACAGGAAGAGTTGCTCACGAAATGATATTAGATTGTCATCATTTTAAGTTGACTTATGGGGTAGATACAAGCGATGTTGGTCGCAGAATGATGGATTACGGTTACCATGCTCCTACCGTTTCGTTCCCTGTTCATGAAAGCTTAATGGTTGAACCAACCGAGAGCGAATCAAAACAGGAACTTGACAGGTTTGTGGAGATGATGATTGCCATAAAGCAGGAACTTGAGGACATAAAGAATGGAAAAGCCGATAAGGCCGATAATCTAATTGCTAATGCTCCGCATACTGCTACTGAGGCAGCAGCCGATGAGTGGAACCACCCATATACACGTCAACAGGCTGCATTCCCACTACCTTGGGTGGCTCAGAATAAGTTTTGGCCATTTGTTAGCAAGATTGATGCAGGCTATGGCGACAGAAACCTCGTTTGTACATGTGCTCCAATTGAGGAATACATGTAA
- a CDS encoding MBL fold metallo-hydrolase, whose protein sequence is MIQVQKFVFNPFQENTYIVYQNEGEALIVDPGCNTEDEVKALVEFVNEKGLKVSRLVNTHCHIDHIFGVESLKKIFNVKWYAHPDDVYLVKAATTHALMFGLQFQDEPNLDEFYEHDDIITIGDSTLRVIHTPGHSRGGVCLFAENEKFILTGDTLFNMSVGRTDLEGGDYETLIKSINERLLVLPDEVEVLPGHGVRTTIGQEKKANPFLI, encoded by the coding sequence ATGATACAAGTTCAAAAGTTCGTTTTTAACCCTTTTCAGGAGAATACTTATATAGTATACCAAAATGAAGGTGAGGCGTTAATTGTTGATCCGGGTTGCAATACCGAGGACGAGGTAAAGGCTTTGGTTGAGTTTGTAAATGAGAAAGGTTTAAAAGTTAGCCGATTGGTTAACACCCATTGCCATATCGATCATATTTTCGGGGTGGAATCGTTAAAAAAAATATTCAATGTGAAGTGGTATGCTCATCCCGACGATGTGTATCTGGTAAAGGCTGCTACAACACACGCCTTGATGTTTGGTCTTCAGTTTCAAGATGAGCCTAACCTTGATGAGTTTTATGAGCATGACGATATAATAACTATAGGAGATAGTACTTTACGTGTTATTCATACTCCTGGACATTCAAGAGGAGGTGTATGCTTGTTCGCCGAGAATGAAAAATTTATCCTTACTGGCGATACTTTATTTAACATGTCGGTTGGTAGAACCGATCTCGAAGGTGGAGACTACGAAACACTAATTAAAAGCATTAATGAGCGGCTGCTTGTTTTGCCCGACGAGGTTGAGGTGTTGCCTGGTCATGGTGTTAGAACTACCATTGGACAAGAGAAAAAAGCTAATCCATTCCTAATTTAA
- a CDS encoding arginine deiminase: MGKVDVSVFSEIGELEGVILHTPGAEVENMTPENAQRALYSDILNLNVARKEYSQLSGVLSKVAKVYQVADLLEKVLEDEENKEYLIEKICRHENAMSLYDNLLDYQPKELSRLLIEGVPIVRNTLTNFLSKERFSLRPLYNFYFTRDASIAIGEDVLIGKMANAVRDRESIIMEAIFSRSGVFNTHTINPTTFSNPSDITIEGGDVLVVRDDILLVGNGTRTNTHGIDFILNRFLARNEKKRRHILVQELPHKPESFIHLDMVFTMLDYDKCMVYEPIILQPNRYQTVQITIDNGVVKEIKTVDNLLVALKSLGIDLKPVFCGGSKDRWIQEREQWHSGANFVAIGPGKVIGYGRNINTLDEMNRNGFEILKAKDIVSGKVDVNSYSKYVVALDGSELPRGGGGARCMTMPFKRKPLKW; the protein is encoded by the coding sequence ATGGGAAAAGTTGATGTTAGTGTATTTTCCGAGATAGGTGAACTTGAAGGAGTAATACTTCATACACCTGGTGCCGAGGTTGAAAATATGACACCAGAGAATGCTCAAAGAGCCTTGTATAGCGATATCCTTAACCTGAATGTGGCTAGGAAGGAATACTCACAGCTTAGTGGGGTACTCTCAAAAGTTGCAAAGGTTTACCAAGTTGCTGACTTGCTTGAAAAAGTATTGGAAGACGAGGAAAATAAAGAGTACCTAATTGAAAAGATATGTAGGCATGAAAATGCCATGTCGCTATACGATAATCTTCTTGATTATCAACCCAAGGAACTTTCCAGGTTGCTTATTGAGGGGGTGCCAATTGTTCGAAACACGTTGACTAATTTCTTAAGCAAGGAGCGCTTTTCCCTACGCCCTTTATATAACTTTTACTTTACTCGCGATGCCTCTATAGCTATTGGTGAAGATGTGCTAATTGGTAAAATGGCAAATGCGGTAAGGGATAGGGAAAGTATAATAATGGAAGCAATATTTTCACGCTCTGGCGTTTTTAATACGCATACTATCAATCCAACTACCTTTAGCAACCCAAGCGATATTACTATTGAAGGAGGTGATGTGCTTGTTGTTCGTGATGATATTCTTCTTGTTGGAAACGGTACAAGAACGAATACTCATGGTATTGATTTTATATTAAACCGTTTCCTGGCTCGCAACGAAAAGAAAAGACGACACATCTTGGTTCAAGAACTACCTCACAAACCTGAATCGTTTATCCATCTCGATATGGTTTTCACCATGCTCGATTATGATAAATGTATGGTTTATGAACCAATTATTCTACAACCAAATAGGTATCAAACCGTTCAGATTACCATTGATAATGGTGTGGTAAAGGAGATTAAAACAGTTGATAACCTGCTTGTTGCTCTTAAATCGTTGGGGATTGATTTAAAACCAGTTTTTTGCGGAGGGAGCAAAGATCGATGGATTCAAGAAAGGGAACAATGGCATAGCGGAGCTAACTTTGTAGCCATAGGTCCTGGAAAGGTTATAGGCTATGGCCGAAATATTAATACCCTCGATGAAATGAACAGAAATGGTTTTGAGATCCTAAAGGCTAAGGATATTGTTTCCGGAAAGGTTGATGTAAACTCATATAGTAAATATGTTGTTGCACTGGACGGAAGTGAGCTGCCTCGCGGGGGGGGCGGTGCTAGATGTATGACCATGCCTTTTAAACGCAAACCTTTGAAGTGGTAG
- a CDS encoding deoxynucleoside kinase, with protein sequence MRYLVIEGNIGAGKTTLAKMLAKDLNAKLILEQFADNPFLPKFYKNPERYSFPLELSFLAERYTQLNTELRSASLFHSLTIADYYFMKSLIFAQNTLSGDELNLYKQLFSIIYNSLPKPDLYVYLHLPVERLLKNIKKRGRDFEQDISPDYLNQLTQGYFDFFKQHPEYTFLVIDTSNIDFVEHKNDYDKLKSAIFDESYNKGVNLIRL encoded by the coding sequence ATGCGTTATCTTGTAATTGAGGGAAATATAGGAGCAGGCAAAACAACCCTTGCCAAGATGCTTGCCAAAGACCTAAATGCAAAACTTATTCTAGAACAATTTGCCGACAATCCTTTTCTTCCTAAATTCTACAAAAACCCTGAACGGTATAGTTTCCCTCTCGAACTATCATTTCTTGCTGAACGATACACCCAGCTAAACACCGAATTAAGATCGGCCTCCCTATTTCATTCCTTAACAATTGCCGACTATTATTTTATGAAGTCGTTAATCTTTGCGCAAAACACCTTGTCGGGTGATGAGCTAAATCTCTACAAACAGCTATTCTCAATTATTTACAATTCACTACCCAAACCCGACTTGTACGTTTACCTCCACTTACCAGTTGAAAGACTTCTAAAAAACATAAAAAAAAGGGGGCGCGATTTTGAACAGGACATATCTCCAGACTATTTAAACCAGCTCACCCAAGGGTATTTTGATTTTTTCAAACAACATCCAGAATATACATTTTTAGTAATAGACACCTCAAATATTGACTTCGTGGAACATAAAAATGATTATGATAAACTAAAATCAGCTATTTTTGACGAATCGTACAATAAAGGTGTTAACCTTATCAGATTATAA